The Terriglobia bacterium sequence ACCGGGAATTTTCCCGTTCCACTTTTATTTTCAGGCTGTCTTCAGCGAACCTTGAGAATGATGTCCGCGTCGAAGATGTCGGGCTTGCCGTCACGAATGTAGGGGCGAAAACTCCACTGACGCAGTGCGCGATCACCCGCCGTGAACAGCCGGGAAGACACATTGTTGGGATTTTGGACTCCGACGACTTTTCCGTGCTCATCCACTGAGGCCCGCAATGTGAATGTTTTTCTGGCGGAAGGCTTGCCGGGTGACGCTTGGGCCTCCACCACCCGCGTGGCCAGCTTGCGGGCCTGGCTGTCATTCAGCACGGGAACGGGATCCAGCGTGGAGGCAAAAGCAAGCGTCAGCACTGATTCCATCTGCATGGGGACGCCGTTCACGTACGGCTGGAACCGCCAGCGCAGTAGCTGGTCGCGCGCCGCGTCGCTGACTTCAGGATTGTCAGAGCCCACAAGCCACGCTTCGCGCACGTGGCCGCTGCGGTCTGCGGAGATGTAGAGCGTCACTTGCCCTGAGGCTTTGCCCCTGCGCACCACCGGCCACTTGAGGTCAGGAGCATCCACGATGAGCCTGCGCGCGGTATCTTCCCCCACCTCCACGTTTTTCAGCATCTGTGCCGGCGGAGTTGGCTGGTCCACAAGAAAAAGTTGTTCGTCCGCCTTCGCGGCGGCCTGCAACTCCACGATCTCAGCGCTAATCGTTGTGCCAGGCCGGGGGCTAAGGATGACCCGTCGCGCAACCTGCTTCGCGCCGAATGGTCTATAGTCCTGAAACTCTGCGCGATAACCCGGCGTAGACACGGCCTTGAGCAGACCGTCCTTGCCCCGAAAGCAGAATGCCAATTGCAGGGTGGACTGCGCTGGAGGAACACCAGAGTGTGTTTGTAGGTTGAGGCAGGCGGTGGATTGCGTCGAATCGCCGGGCAAGTCCACTCGCCCAGCCAATCGTTTCAGCTGTTCCAGCATTGGCAGGGGATCAAAAATGGCGGTAATCAGATCATGCAGCCAAAAAGGATAATAGTCACCGGTGTTCTGCTCGGAAACCTTATCGCCATTCACGATCAGCACCTGGGAAAAGCCTGGCGACTGGATCGTGCGGCGCCACTTGGTGGGCGAGAGCCAATATTCTTCCACGTCGGCCCGGTAGTCCGAATGCGGGTTTCCAGCTTCAGCGATTGTTGCCTTGAGATGAAAAGGCGGGCTTCCTGGCAGGGTCAGTTGCGATTGCTCCACAGCATGTTGCGCGGCCTCGGCAATAGAAACGATCTTATCGGCCGGCAGACCATGAGCTACAGGGGAAATCATCAAGCCCAGCAACAGGAGAGCAGCTGATCGCATAGAACCACATATTCAGCTGGCGGGACGCAGAGTGTCAACCCAGTCTCACGTCAAAGTAATAATGATGCGGAATCAGTACCCATCAAGTCATTGCCGCAACCTCTCTTGCCCCACGGAGAGGTTCAATACCACCTTTGTGCGCCTGAAATGAGAATTCTTAATGAGCCCCTAATGCTCTCTTAAGCTTGACCCCTTAACGTAGAGTGCGGCAAGTCTCTTAGAGAGAACTCGCGCCTTCTTGCGTTTGTGCAGGGGGCTGGAGTTCTTCCGTTCTGGCAAAGAGCTAAACACCTCGGCATCAACGTCAACGATCATCGCTATCGTTAATGTTCTGCGGCGAGGTTTTTTGCCCTGTAGGCATTAGCCTGCAAGGGCCAGGGGAATGCGGCACAACGCGGTACGGCACGGTTTGGCAAGAAGGTCCTATCCTCCCCCAAAGCGTCGCAGCCGCAACTGGGGTTCGGAAAGAGCGAGGGCGGCCAGGCTCCTCTCTGGGCATCACCTCGCGTACCGGACCCGGCAGGGTGCCACGATTCCCGCTTGAACTGCGCGCACGCGCGGTTCCTCCGAAGAGGCTGGCGATGTGCCCCGCCAGCCTCTTTCTTTATCTTCAAGGACCCAACTTTCGCCAAGGCCAGCTCCCGGCGTGCGTGACCTAGACCCAATTTGGCCGTTGGACGTGGGGTTGGATGTTATCTTTGTGATGGCGATGATTGCGCGGCGTTCGACCCCGGGAGACCATGTCTATCAACGTTCTCAAAGAGCTTTTTGAGCAGCATTTCCACTTGCCGGTCGGGCAGGTGCAGCCGCTGCAGGGCCAATTGGGAGGCTCCGGACGCAACATCATCCGCCTAGCCAGCGGAGACGTGAGCGCGGTCGGCATTCTGTATGGCGTGCGCGAAGAGAACGTTGCTTTCATCGAATTCTCCAGGCATTTTCGGCGGCTGGGCTTGCCGGTGCCGGAAATCTACGCCGAAGATTTGAGCCAGGGCGCGTATCTGGAAGAGGACCTGGGTGACACCACGCTGTTTGAATTTCTCTCGAAGAACCGCGCGGGCGATATCGTCGCTCCCGCCGCGGTGGAAGCATACCGCAAGGTCCTTTCCGCGTTGCCGCGCTTTCAGATCGAAGCCGGCCGTGAACTGAACTACCAGGTGTGTTATCCGCGTGGCAGCTTTGACGCCCAGTCCATTGCCTGGGATTTGAATTATTTCAAGTATCACTTTCTTAAGCTCGCCGGAATCCCTTTCAACGAGCAGGCCCTGGAAGACGATTTTGCCAGGCTGACCGAGCTGTTGCTGAGCGCAAGAGGCGATTACTTTCTCTATCGGGATTTCCAATCACGCAACGTGATGCTTCGGGAAGGGAAGCCGTTTTTCCTGGACTATCAGGGCGGACGCAAGGGCGCGCTGCAATATGACGTCGCGTCTCTGCTCTATGACGCCAAGGCGGACCTTCCGCCCCAGTTGCGTCAGCAACTACTCGATCACTATCTGAGCGAGGTTGCTGGTTTCATCGCGATAGATCGCGAAGCTTTCATGCGGCCCTACTATGGCTACGTGTACGTCCGCATCATGCAGGCGCTGGGCGCGTATGGCTTTCGTGGCTTCTTTGAGCGCAAGTCGCATTTTCTGCAGAGCGTACCCTACGCCCTGAAAAACCTGCGCTGGCTGCTGGACCACGTGGAACTCCCCGTCGCCCTGCCCGCGCTGATGGCCGCGTTCGAAAGCATTGTGGCATCGGAACAATTACAGGAGCTGGCCGCAAAAACAGAACCTGTCAGCCCTGCTGCTTTGCAGAAAACGCCGGGCCTACGCCGCGAAACGGAAGATCTCGTCGTGCGGATTTCCAGTTTCTCTTTTCACCAGGGTGGTCCGCCAAAGGACGAAACCGGGCATGGCGGTGGATTCGTCTTTGACGCTCGCAGTCTTCCCAATCCCGGAAGGGAAGAGCGCTTCAAAGCCCTTACCGGCAAAGACGCGCCAGTCATTGACTATCTCAGCCAACAGCAGAGCGTGGATCAGTTTCTGGACAACGTGATGTCCCTGGTGGATGCCAGCGTGACCGAGTACCAGCATCGCGGCTTCAAGAGTCTGACGGTGTCGTTCGGGTGCACCGGCGGGCAACATCGCTCGGTGTACCTGGCGGAACAATTGGCGCAGCGTTTGCGCTGCCGGCAGGGCGTAAAAGCCGTGGTGCGTCATGTTCAACTGGAGAAGCTGGAATTTGAAAAGCCGGAACTGGGGAAGCCAGGCCGATGAAAGCCATGATTCTCGCCGCCGGGCTGGGTACGCGGTTGCGGCCGCTCACCGACCAGCGTCCCAAGGCGCTGGTGGAAGTCGGCGGCCGCACGCTGCTGGACATCACTCTCTCCCGCCTGCGCGACTCCAGGATTCGCGAAGTGATCATCAACGTGCATCACTTTGCTGACATGGTCATCGAGT is a genomic window containing:
- a CDS encoding energy transducer TonB, which translates into the protein MRSAALLLLGLMISPVAHGLPADKIVSIAEAAQHAVEQSQLTLPGSPPFHLKATIAEAGNPHSDYRADVEEYWLSPTKWRRTIQSPGFSQVLIVNGDKVSEQNTGDYYPFWLHDLITAIFDPLPMLEQLKRLAGRVDLPGDSTQSTACLNLQTHSGVPPAQSTLQLAFCFRGKDGLLKAVSTPGYRAEFQDYRPFGAKQVARRVILSPRPGTTISAEIVELQAAAKADEQLFLVDQPTPPAQMLKNVEVGEDTARRLIVDAPDLKWPVVRRGKASGQVTLYISADRSGHVREAWLVGSDNPEVSDAARDQLLRWRFQPYVNGVPMQMESVLTLAFASTLDPVPVLNDSQARKLATRVVEAQASPGKPSARKTFTLRASVDEHGKVVGVQNPNNVSSRLFTAGDRALRQWSFRPYIRDGKPDIFDADIILKVR
- a CDS encoding phosphotransferase → MNVLKELFEQHFHLPVGQVQPLQGQLGGSGRNIIRLASGDVSAVGILYGVREENVAFIEFSRHFRRLGLPVPEIYAEDLSQGAYLEEDLGDTTLFEFLSKNRAGDIVAPAAVEAYRKVLSALPRFQIEAGRELNYQVCYPRGSFDAQSIAWDLNYFKYHFLKLAGIPFNEQALEDDFARLTELLLSARGDYFLYRDFQSRNVMLREGKPFFLDYQGGRKGALQYDVASLLYDAKADLPPQLRQQLLDHYLSEVAGFIAIDREAFMRPYYGYVYVRIMQALGAYGFRGFFERKSHFLQSVPYALKNLRWLLDHVELPVALPALMAAFESIVASEQLQELAAKTEPVSPAALQKTPGLRRETEDLVVRISSFSFHQGGPPKDETGHGGGFVFDARSLPNPGREERFKALTGKDAPVIDYLSQQQSVDQFLDNVMSLVDASVTEYQHRGFKSLTVSFGCTGGQHRSVYLAEQLAQRLRCRQGVKAVVRHVQLEKLEFEKPELGKPGR